The DNA sequence AATTGGGTTCATAAACTTGTTTTTCACTTTCACTACTTACAACCAAAAGAAGTAATGTAACTGTAGGAGAAGAAAGCGCGTACTTTGAATAGAGCATAACTGGCAGACGACAACTTTGATTCACATGACATACAGAAACTCAAACAAGTTATGTTTTAGAGCAATCAGGGCAGCTAAAATGACCTTTAGCTTGACATTTGGTGCAAGCAATGGATCTTACTTTCGATTCATCACCCCCTAGCGATTGATACAAGTCATCAATGAGATTAAAACCGGCTACTCCACCTTCCTTAACCAATCCAGTTCCTCTACATGTTGAGCATGCTATCTTCCTTACATTACCACATCTCTTGCACATTCCCAAAGAACTGAACATCACTCCAAAGGTCACATATTCAGCACACATTTGCAATTACTATTGAACTGCAAAATGTAACATGTAGAATTTTCCAATACCATGTAGAGCTCAAAACAACAAGACACTAGATTTTACTGATTACCTTTATTGAACTTGCAGAATCAAATATTGGGTTTTCATTGATcttcatatttcattattaCGCCCTACCCTATGCACATAGTGTCTCATAAAGATGCAATCATTGGAAACtagaattgaaattgatgaAGATAAAGAGTCACGTATACATTAGGAAGATGAAAAATTAAGAGATGGGTAATGTGTATTACCTGCGCTGAGAGCCAGAGATGAAAGCATCGACCTTTGGAGCAGCAATGGTGGCGCAGAGAAGTAGAGTTCCAACTCCAAAACCCGCCAGCTCGCTTGCAGTTATGTTGTCCATCTCCTTTTGTTTGCTATCCACTCCCAGACTGTGGATAAGTATACACATTTTATCCGATTTGGTTATAGAAAATATCTATAATTCATATGAAACATGTATCAACAACGGCCTATTAGCTCAGCTGGTTAGAGCGTCGTGCTAATAACGCGAAGGTCACAGGTTCGAGACCTGTATGGGCCAGTGTTTTAAAatgtttttttccttcattttttatataatttttctgTATTTAGACTTGTTATTTCTCTTTAGACTCGGTGAAAATGTAACCATGAAAAACAGAAACAAGGAGGAAGCAATTATTTGCATCTGAtcacaaacaaaagaagaagcaaaaaagAACACTTTGAATGCCATGTCTACTTTTAGATGATTAAGTTCATATTCAAATGCCCAATCATCAGCAAGCTAGCATTGCTTTGACATTAATTAGGTCATATGGAATTTGCCACTTGTTTCGCTATAAAATAGAATCTGAATGGTTGCCACCTCATGTTAGATTTCTTTAATTCGATTTTAGTTTATGTGATCTTCGGGAATTTTAAATGAAAAACATCAAGAACATATAGGAATCGACTCCACAGAAAGGTCCAACTCTATGAAAAATGTTATTTAATTATGCAAATCGAAATCAGTACTAGCTAGTACAAGTACAGCATACAGCTTCATGCATGAGTTCATGGTGTTATGGCTAGAGTATGATTATAAATAATCTTCCGGTTCCAGTTTATTAACATCAATAATGAATCAGCTAGGTATTGCCTTCCTTAGAATGTGTGGCCTGATCCGCTATAGAAGTACTTATAGGAACGAATATCCTCTCCCCAGGAAAAATTGCTAGCCCTAGTAGCTTCATTGCGTATGGCTCCAGAAGATGTAgctgtaattgcttgattctgcTGCAAGGCTAAACTGTTCCGGCACTCACTATTGCTATAACTGGTGTGATATCCCACACGGTTAGCTTGTACATGACCATGATCATCGTCTAGGTTCCAGAGTTGTCCCCAAAACCCTTGATCGTCTTCTGATTCAATGTTAATCATGGCAGTGTTTTCCGATGACCGTATAGTAGATTCAACGGCACTAGTAGTACCGCCTAATTGGTTCATCGACACTAGTGCAGGTAAGCATTGAGCCTCCTCCATATTCGGGGATGCAAAAACAACATTCATCTCTTGAGTTGGCTGTGCCAGCTGCTGCAGCTCATCAGGGATCATATTATTATTTCGTAATTCGCTGCTGCAGGTCAAGGCTTCACTATGTCCCTGTGGTGAAGTACTACTATTGgctgattttattttcttgttttcttgatCATCCTTTAtatcttgttgttgttgttgttgcttctCTTTGAGGATTTGAGCTTTTCGTTTTTGCTGTTTCTCGGTgcacttctctttctttttgaaatGAGTTCTCCAGTAGTTCTTTATCTCATTGTCTGTTCTCCCAGGCAAGTATCTAGCAATTGTAGACCACCTGCAAATATTGCACATAAAAGAAGTGAGTACTGAAatctattttagagaaaaaaatCAGTCTAGTATCAAAAGACATTACTTACTTGTTACCCCATAAAGCATGCAATTCAATAATAATGCCTTCCTCCTGAGGTGTTAACTGGCCTCTCTTCAGTCCAGGCCTAAGATAATTCACCCATCTAAGTCTGCAACTTTTCCCACTCCTGTTCAACCCTGATCAACAAAACCCAATTCATCATGaacataaaaaaacaaaaccatataTGATcataaaatctgaaaattaacaatatgAAGACCCCAACCTTGTACTTTGTAACTCTTCGGAGTAGCTGACACAAGTGGTGAGGGAGAGTGAGGATGAGTTGGGGGTTCAAATTACCCTCCAATATAACACAAAAAAAGGGTTTTTAATTTCCTATTTTACTAGGATTAACTAGCCAAGAAGATAGTAAAAGACTTTGAATGAATGAAGTAATTAATTACCTGTGCACCTAGCAACAGAACTCCATCTTCCCTCTCCATGCAAATTGACATGCTCACTGAGCAGCTTATCCTCTTCAGGAGTCCAAGGACCTTTCCTCCACCCTTTTTCCGCAACACCGCCCCATCCCACCAGCACACTTGCCATGTTCCTCAATTTCACTTGTAAATTCTCAATCGATGCCTCgtgtatctctctctct is a window from the Rosa chinensis cultivar Old Blush chromosome 2, RchiOBHm-V2, whole genome shotgun sequence genome containing:
- the LOC112189229 gene encoding uncharacterized protein LOC112189229, whose product is MDNITASELAGFGVGTLLLCATIAAPKVDAFISGSQRSSLGMCKRCGNVRKIACSTCRGTGLVKEGGVAGFNLIDDLYQSLGGDESKVRSIACTKCQAKGHFSCPDCSKT
- the LOC112189891 gene encoding MYB-like transcription factor EOBII; the encoded protein is MASVLVGWGGVAEKGWRKGPWTPEEDKLLSEHVNLHGEGRWSSVARCTGLNRSGKSCRLRWVNYLRPGLKRGQLTPQEEGIIIELHALWGNKWSTIARYLPGRTDNEIKNYWRTHFKKKEKCTEKQQKRKAQILKEKQQQQQQDIKDDQENKKIKSANSSTSPQGHSEALTCSSELRNNNMIPDELQQLAQPTQEMNVVFASPNMEEAQCLPALVSMNQLGGTTSAVESTIRSSENTAMINIESEDDQGFWGQLWNLDDDHGHVQANRVGYHTSYSNSECRNSLALQQNQAITATSSGAIRNEATRASNFSWGEDIRSYKYFYSGSGHTF